One region of Leucoraja erinacea ecotype New England chromosome 10, Leri_hhj_1, whole genome shotgun sequence genomic DNA includes:
- the LOC129701223 gene encoding beta-1,3-galactosyltransferase 2-like, whose product MLQWRRRYCCLLKMTWNVKRSLFRTHIIALLCLVFLFTVFLLINQHDWVTSKAWSRETGFSVSHTMRGIRSPKSTANQSTTRSVWKENSQKHRIHTANDSTALSLLDVTGLGDILGANGTTYSEKRTGFNPHHHYNYVINEPNKCEGDSPFLIVLIAAEPDQTEARYAIRQTWGNDSNVPGLRVIHLFLLGVRKTSDTLQQALLEESRQHRDIIQQDFLDTYYNLTIKTLMGMNWVTTYCPHVRYVMKTDSDMFVNTEYLINKLLKPLHPPRHNYFTGYLMRGYSPNRNKDSKWYMPPELYPSERYPVFCSGTGYVFSGDLAEKIFRVSLSIRRLHLEDVYVGICLAKLRIDPVPPPNEFLFNHWRVSYSSCKYSHIITSHQFQPNELIKYWNHLQQNKLNACASMAKDKGHRGHGRYRTKKMH is encoded by the coding sequence ATGCTTCAGTGGAGAAGACGCTACTGCTGCTTATTGAAGATGACCTGGAACGTTAAACGGTCTCTGTTTCGGACTCATATTATTGCACTTTTATGCCTAGTGTTTTTGTTCACTGTGTTTCTGCTCATCAATCAGCACGACTGGGTCACGAGCAAAGCTTGGTCGCGAGAAACTGGCTTTTCCGTTTCTCACACGATGAGgggtatcaggtcaccaaaaagtACTGCCAACCAGAGCACAACGAGAAGTGTTTGGAAAGAAAATTCTCAAAAACACAGGATCCATACAGCGAATGACAGCACCGCACTTTCGCTTCTCGATGTAACTGGATTAGGGGATATATTGGGTGCCAATGGGACCACATACAGTGAAAAGAGAACAGGCTTTAATCCCCATCATCATTACAACTATGTCATTAATGAACCAAACAAATGTGAAGGGGACAGCCCATTCCTAATCGTGCTAATTGCAGCGGAACCTGACCAAACTGAAGCAAGATATGCCATTAGGCAGACCTGGGGAAATGACAGCAATGTTCCTGGATTACGTgtgatacatctcttcctcctAGGTGTTAGGAAGACCAGTGACACCCTTCAGCAAGCTTTATTGGAAGAAAGCCGACAGCACCGTGATATTATTCAGCAAGACTTTCTGGATACATATTACAATCTAACGATTAAAACTCTGATGGGAATGAACTGGGTCACAACATATTGCCCACATGTGCGGTACGTCATGAAGACAGATAGCGACATGTTTGTGAACACGGAGTATTTAATAAACAAACTCCTGAAGCCTTTGCACCCACCACGACACAACTATTTCACTGGGTATCTGATGCGTGGCTACTCACCAAACCGTAACAAGGATAGCAAGTGGTACATGCCTCCAGAGCTCTACCCAAGTGAGCGTTACCCGGTCTTTTGCTCAGGGACTGGTTATGTTTTCTCTGGGGACCTAGCCGAAAAGAttttcagagtctctctgagtaTCAGGCGTTTGCATTTAGAGGATGTCTATGTAGGTATCTGCCTTGCCAAACTGAGAATTGACCCTGTGCCACCACCCAATGAATTCCTTTTCAATCACTGGCGTGTTTCTTATTCCAGCTGTAAATACAGTCATATAATTACCTCCCATCAGTTCCAACCCAATGAATTAATCAAGTACTGGAACCACTTGCAGCAAAACAAGCTCAATGCCTGTGCCAGTATGGCAAAAGATAAAGGCCACAGAGGACATGGTAGGTACCGCACAAAGAAAATGCACTGA